The genomic segment TCAGCCAAAATGTCTGCTGCAAAAAAGGCCTTTCACCCTCAGGATTTGGTAGAGGCCACAACCAGAGTGAATGTAGGATTTAACTTCATCAGGTTATCAGTTGAATGCTCAGTAACTGCTGaatgtttacagtaaacaaTCTGTGATAAAAGGTGATATGACTTTGTTGTGTTCACATGGATGTTCCTGCTCCTGCAAAAAAAGATCAGATGCAggtttaatgatattaagtaGTGGACCTTTAAATTGGGCAGAAATATGTTCATGTATCTTTTTCTGTGACAATGGAAGTATAAAAAGAACAATCTGTGAAACAATGATTGTGAgacatctttattttattttaactgacAACATTGTCAAATAAGTCACATTGATTATAATTGCTAAAAGTATGTTTTTGGCATATCTGGCCTTGTGCCTAGTTTTTCTATATAAGATGATAAcatgattaatctgttgaatttACATGAGGGTAAAACTtacattgaaaaaagaaaaattatttatttgttaaaaaactAGATAGATATGTGTTTTTTCAACCATAACAGCTGATTATCGTTTGTAACTCAGATACTACATGTGAAAGAATCACAATTGTTGTTTATCTTAAAGGGTTTTACAATTGATAGTTGAACATTTAATGTAATTCAATCAATTGTGAAATTATcaatagtacattttaaatgaactcaACAATTTTCttaatacatgtaaaatgtcttttaaatgaCAGAGCATTTCATAGTTAACCACAGCCTAAACTTGCCTTTATGTTGTCAACAATCTTGTTATAAACAGACCTGGTAGTTTCTCTCGTCCTCATTATTTATTATCTTTGTTCAAAAATGATCAACAACAGTTGAATGGCAACATTGTGTAAATTAACATTTGTAACTCAGATACTACATGTGTAACTACAGTTCTTTGTCTTAAAGGGTTGTACAAATGATAGTTGAACATTTAATGTAATCCAATCAGTTGTAAATTTATCAAGTGCAAATTTGAGTAAGTCACAATTTTCTGTGAAATGTCTTTTAATTAACAGAGCATTTCACAGTTAACCACACCATAGACACATTTTCTTTGGTGGTTTAGTAATGTGTTTGATCCATCCCAAGTATTTACAGACGTccataaatatattttctccagcacatacatatataccaTTCACAGCGCCATGAATGACACCATAAATCTTGCTGTCGTACACCACTCCTCCACCAGAGTCACCCTGTGAGAGAAATGTAGATATTTTTTCTTACAgacttatattatttattgaaataCTTTCTACTGTAAATTAAAGTGACTGTAGAAATGATGTAAGGTCAGAGGCCATACAACTCACTGGACATGAAGTTACACCGCTTCCTGTGTCACCACAGAACTTGTGTTGATAACGTATTAAGCCGCCTATCGATGGACAGGTGGTAACCTTGGTGTCAGCACATTGGAGGTCCGGTGTAAAACCACTTACTAGATGAAAATAGAACAAAAGTGTTTATTTTCTACTAAACATAAACATCATCATTATTTTCGTACATGGTACACAGAAACATGAACAGAACTCTGCTGTAACTTACCATTGGAATCTGATCTATTTATACTTATTTATACTTGAATAAAATATATccaaacattttaaagaatATTGCAGCTTCGAATTAGGATATTAATCtgatttattaaataatgtcaatttttttttcaaatatcttCAATTGTGCTAAATTGCTAAAATGTATTGGCggatttacattttattatgtgtatacgtaatataaataataagaaacacatttttaggataaaataaaatgtattcaatcTAAATGTGTCAGCAATGTTGCCAAATATAGAAACCAAAAAATAAGAACAACTGTGAGAAACATTTATGTGTTATtactaaataaagaaataactcACTATGTTTACCGGCAGCATTTCCAGCTGTGGCTGCATGACCTGCAATCTGAACCATTGTACCTctgaaatacaataaaaagtTTTTATAACAGtttactttcttctttttttttgtaatgctaaTAATGATAACAAACACAAACTATGTTCCCCACTAATgactttacatttaaaaaaagattctttgTGAATTTATCAGTTTGAGTTCCTCATGAGTTGAAGTTTCAGTCATAATAAGGAGGAAAGATTATGACTCACGGTTTCAGACGAATTCCACAGTCAGGAAGTGGTACAGGTTCAATGGAAGTAGGTGTGGGTAGTTTCAGCAGCATGATGTCGTGGTGAATGTGGTCGTCACCACACATCACAGGTTTTTCATTGattgacaatgtttttttattttgaccccAACCTAAAACTACTTTCATATCCCTAGAAATAAGTAATAAGGGTAAAGAGGAAACATCACTGAATTACTATAAATGCATTATactttaatattaaataatcGCTGAATATGAACAATGCTATTTCTCTTTTGGGAATGCATTAGTTTAACTTCAGGACTTTTAGATAAAGTATTTAAGAGACTTTCTTACCCCTTCCAGCAGTGAGCTGCAGTCAGAATCCACTGTTTACTGATCAGAGATCCACCACACAAGAAGTTATCATTTTTATCTGTTAATATCACATGGTACTGACGCTCAGTTGGTTTACATGGTTGACCTCCGATGATTCTCTTCTGCAGATCCAGCCCTGTGCTCACTGTGACACCTGAAACAGAAAGTCCTCCACCAGGTTACTGTACGTTAGAACAGCGGTTGTTGTAGAGAACTTATTCATTCTCTAGAAAGTTATCAATATAAA from the Perca flavescens isolate YP-PL-M2 chromosome 2, PFLA_1.0, whole genome shotgun sequence genome contains:
- the LOC114565763 gene encoding kallikrein-13-like — encoded protein: MKVVLGWGQNKKTLSINEKPVMCGDDHIHHDIMLLKLPTPTSIEPVPLPDCGIRLKPGTMVQIAGHAATAGNAAGKHISGFTPDLQCADTKVTTCPSIGGLIRYQHKFCGDTGSGVTSCPGDSGGGVVYDSKIYGVIHGAVNGIYVCAGENIFMDVCKYLGWIKHITKPPKKMCLWCG